A stretch of Amblyraja radiata isolate CabotCenter1 chromosome 6, sAmbRad1.1.pri, whole genome shotgun sequence DNA encodes these proteins:
- the LOC116973995 gene encoding complement C1q and tumor necrosis factor-related protein 9A-like, producing the protein MQVWVLLVPMALVNGEVTRMESCRAGHPGIPGNPGHNGIPGRDGRDGSKGDKGDTGEVGKFGPRGPEGSKGEPATPGPPGAAGTKGRRGEQGTKGIPGKMGPKGIPGPFGHKGQKGEVALQGEQGVKGDSGPLGPKGEKGAVGLQGKIGPPGARGPPGFPGVRGDLGADGPSGLPGIQGIKGGRGDRGEKGNTGENAVIRNSAFSVGLTEISKMPRSGAPIKFEKILYNSQRHYDPTTGRFTCQHPGVYYFVYHITVYVKHMRVALYKNGVQTLNTFDSYQNSEDQASGGTLLQLQHGDQVWLQVIGGDSFNGLYADPNDDTVFTGFLLFTE; encoded by the exons ATGCAGGTCTGGGTGCTTCTCGTGCCAATGGCACTGGTGAATGGTGAGGTGACCAGAATGGAGTCGTGTAGAGCTGGACATCCTGGAATTCCAGGAAATCCCGGCCATAACGGCATTCCTGGAAGAGATGGGCGGGACGGCTCCAAGGGTGATAAAGGAGACACAG GCGAGGTTGGGAAATTTGGACCCAGAGGACCCGAGGGATCTAAAGGCGAACCTGCAACACCAG GCCCCCCTGGTGCAGCAGGTACAAAAGGAAGACGAGGGGAACAAGGTACTAAAGGAATACCAGGCAAAATGGGACCAAAGGGAATTCCTGGACCATTCGGACACAAGGGACAAAAGGGGGAAGTAGCACTGCAAGGGGAGCAGGGGGTCAAAGGAGACTCAGGACCTCTAGGTCCAAAAGGGGAAAAGGGAGCTGTGGGACTGCAGGGAAAGATTGGACCACCTGGTGCCAGGGGACCTCCAGGTTTCCCAGGTGTAAGAGGAGACCTAGGTGCCGATGGTCCATCAGGGCTTCCCGGAATTCAGGGTATAAAGGGAGGCAGAGGGGATCGTGGGGAGAAAGGGAACACTGGGGAGAATGCAGTGATACGGAACAGTGCTTTTAGCGTAGGGTTGACGGAAATATCCAAGATGCCTCGTTCGGGTGCCCCAATTAAATTTGAAAAGATCTTGTACAACAGCCAACGTCACTATGACCCCACCACTGGGAGATTTACATGTCAGCACCCGGGGGTTTATTACTTTGTCTACCACATCACTGTCTACGTCAAACATATGAGGGTGGCCTTGTACAAAAACGGTGTTCAGACCCTCAATACCTTTGATAGTTACCAGAATAGTGAGGACCAAGCCTCCGGAGGTACTCTGTTGCAGCTGCAACATGGGGACCAAGTGTGGCTTCAAGTAATTGGTGGTGATTCGTTCAATGGGCTGTATGCAGATCCCAATGATGACACCGTCTTTACAGGCTTTCTGCTGTTTACTGAGTGA